Proteins encoded together in one Acipenser ruthenus chromosome 22, fAciRut3.2 maternal haplotype, whole genome shotgun sequence window:
- the LOC117431319 gene encoding histone H3.3A translates to MARTKQTARKSTGGKAPRKQLATKAARKSAPSTGGVKKPHRYRPGTVALREIRRYQKSTELLIRKLPFQRLVREIAQDFKTDLRFQSAAIGALQEASEAYLVGLFEDTNLCAIHAKRVTIMPKDIQLARRIRGERA, encoded by the exons ATGGCACGTACCAAGCAGACTGCCCGTAAATCCACTGGTGGAAAAGCACCAAGGAAACAGCTGGCTACCAAAGCAGCCAGGAAGAGTGCACCCTCTACTGGTGGTGTCAAGAAGCCCCACAGATACAG GCCAGGCACAGTCGCTCTGAGAGAAATCCGCAGATACCAGAAGTCCACGGAGCTGCTGATCCGCAAGCTTCCCTTCCAGCGTCTCGTGAGGGAGATCGCGCAGGACTTCAAGACTGACCTGAGGTTCCAGAGTGCTGCCATCGGGGCTCTTCAG GAAGCCAGTGAAGCTTATCTGGTTGGTCTGTTTGAGGACACCAACTTGTGTGCCATCCACGCCAAGAGAGTGACCATCATGCCCAAGGATATCCAGCTTGCCCGGAGAATCAGAGGGGAACGTGCTTAa